TCAAGGATATTTTTCCCAGGTCAGCAGTTTTCAAATGGTTTGGTTTTAGGGACCACTTTATACTACAAAAAATTAACCCCAAAAGCTTTTATTATCTAGGTTATACCCATTAATAGTTACtacactaaaaattaaaatttaatgcatttaaaaataatggttaactttcaaagatgaaaaataactttgaaaacatATCCAGAGAGATGAAtggcattttacatttttacgaATCTCTTCAATATTTGGTTTAATAGAAGACAGTTGAATTCTCATATCCGTTTTCTACAACCTTGTATAGAGCTGAAGTAAAATGGAATAAAGCTGACTTTACACAGATATGAAGTTGGGAAAGGGAGTTTTTAAATAGCCTCCTCAGGTAATTGTGGCTCTTTGACACTACATGGAGACTCCACATGTGGTAGTTTATCTTAAGGGCAATGTGGAGTCAAACCTTATTAATGAGCTTTTTGTACTGTTACCATAAAACCCACTGATCTTATACTTTGAATAAGCGTCTACCCATGTACGATTTGTAACATGCATTAGTCATCTGGAGAACACTGGTTCACTGAATTATGTATACCTTCCAAATGACACATTTCATAATCACATTTTTACACCACCAATCTCATCAGAAAAGTACTGGGAAGACACCAAGCTCATTGTGGCAATACAGGTTttcaaaaattctaatttttgcttgaaagctttattttatcattggcaacacTATCAGTTTCCCTTTTAGTGAAAGGCTTGTTCCATTCATTTCCCAGAAAATGTCTGCCAAACAGCCAAGTCTACCATTTGTCAGTTCTTTCAAGTAGAAATGGTATACCATGAGGAACACAGTTCAGCTTACAACTCAATTACACAACTGTTTCAAGACAGCAATACTGCAGTGTGCTTTAAGCAGAAGTGCTCTATGCATGCTTCCTATTGTCAGAGTATTAGCAGTGTTCTCAAAGTCAAGACTTAGTACAATTAATTTTTACTGGTTCTATCAAGGACATTTCTAAAAAAGCTGGCAATGTTTTTACCAAGGGAACAAGGCAGTGAAGACTACTAGTATTTAGTGCCACTGCCTTGATTCCTGCCAAGGTGCCAACTGACCTCTCAGATTCCCCTAAAAGGCTCTTGGGGCTTCTGGGCTCTACAGACTGCACTTTAACCACATTCAGATGTCTTCAAAATCTAAGGCCATGATCTCTGTGGTGTAAAAAACTAAGTGAAGCTAAATCTTTGGGGGCAGTCAAGTTGAAATGCATTTGTAAGTGACTCACGAGAACTTGAGGGAGACTGAAGAACTGATTGCCTTAAGGCAGTGAGGCTCTACCTTCTCTCATTACTGCTCCCCTATGGGGCCTTACAAGACATCTTTTTCCTACTTGCCCCTACAATAAAAACTTAATACTACATACTGTGGATTGTCATACTATAGTCCTTTAGAGGGCCACAAACTATTGTCTCTTAAAATTTTGTCCCCCACCCAAGAACCAATTTTTAGCCCCACTGAAAATGTATGGCCTATGGCCAATAATGATTTTTTAGAGTTCATGTCCCCCACTTATTTTTCAGCATTCCCTGGTTACCATCATAGCACAGAAGATACATGAGGATTTCTAAGGGAAAGCAGAGGTATCTCTTAACTCTAAAAAAGCCTATgttaaaaaattatcaacattaaTTGATTCATGTCTTAAATGCAACGAATGACCCAGAAATTGGGAAGGCAAAACCTATTTCAGAAAAAGACTCACCATGGAATTCTTTATATTGTGAATGTCCTTATAACACAAAATTGGACTTGGGACTCAGGTTATTTTTATCAAGTTTACAATTTCAGAAAGGTCTGAGATACAGCCCTCCTACACATCGATACAGTGGTTATAAGTAATATATTCACCTCCCAAAATCTTAACAGAGTGCCCTAAAGCAAGCAAAATCTGTGGCACACCTACAATGTACTGATGTTCTGTGGATCTTTACCAAGGACCCCACGTCAAAACGGGGGAAAGAGTGAGAAGTTCTGTGGCTCTGCATGTCTACCCAAGTCAATGGAAGAGAGCCAAGTTAAAGGCCAACCCAACAATGCTCAAGTCCACTCGGGGGCTAGGAAAGTCTTAATGACATTTTTTTGGGAACCATGCTTCTGTCCAAGGTCGAGATGGTTCACAGGCCTTCAGGCTGCTGGTACTTCCAGAAGGCCACCTCCCCATCATCACTGCAGGAGGCCAGGAGCCCCCGCTCCTTGGGGCTCCAGGCTACACAGTTGACGTCCTGGGAATGAGCCTGAGGCAAGTGGGCTGTCAGGGAGAAGGTGGGCTGCTGCAGATCTGAGCTGGGATCTTCCTCAAACACCCGGATGGCATCATCCCCACAAGCTGTAGCTAGGGCCCCTGTCAACTGACACCTGGGAAGAACATGTACATCAGTGGGGACGCAGGTggctccttcctccccaacctCTCAGAGATTGGTTCTACGATCTCTGGCCTGTTCTCCTCCCAAACATCAGGCCTTAGCTAGAAGTCTCTTATTAAAGAGCTTCCCTAACATCTAGTCACAAACATCCCGTTAAATCTTTTAAGTACTGCTCTCTGGGTTTTTCCCCAACAACCTAACTCTGACCCGCAATTTCTCACTAGCATAAGCAGTTCCCTTTGTCAGGTACTTATAACCATTTTTTTGAATAGTGATATAATAGGCCATTGAATTTTACCACACTTCAGTCTATTTTTGTTATTCCTAAATTTCTGCCAACCTAAATAAAGCTTAGACGCACATCAACTTTTTTGATGCGCACAGTACGGTCATCACTGCAAGATGCCAAGCGCTGGCCACTGGGGTCATCTATTTCCTAGGAATAGATTCTAGGGCCAGAACTGCCCTAACTCTCCTGTATGAACTGTATGGCTCTTCTAGCCTCCAAAGGAGTAGTCAGTGTTACCAACCCAAAAAATCCCAGCCAGGAATCCAGTTTcagtaataaatatttctggatgGTATGATGCTGTGTTATCTACACCCGACCTCACAAAGGCTGGTGCTGTCTTCACAGCCTGGGATCTTAATGTGGGTGCACGCCTTGATCTAAGTCTGTTTCCTGCTCTTCTATGAACCCTGGTGCTGGCCAGCTGTAGAGCAACATGACAGATGTCTGGACTGATCTCAAGAAATGAGGTAGCTGTTCTCTATTCCCTTTACTTCCAAAGGTGGTAAAGAGCAGCACAGGGTCTTGACTTCCATAAGACCTCCCcaaagtggggtggggtggggtagggtggggtaGGGTAGGGGTGGAAGAGATGGAGGTCTTACCAAGCGATGTCGTAAATGGTCCTGGAGTGGAAGCCTGACAAAGTGCAGATACACTTCCAGCTGGGGTCAGAGCCGCTGCATGCCATCCCTGCACAACAGACTTCTCTTGAACCTAAGACACGACTTGTCTCCTAGGCACCTCAGGGGTAACTGCCTCACTGCAGAGGAGATCCTATTTGCCTTCCCTCATCCCCATCTTCAATCATGAGTCCTCATCTTCATTCTTCTGTCCCTATCCTCACTGATCTGTCTTACAGGCTGGTATTTTAACTGTAGAATTTTGAGGAGGAAAtatcctttcctttaaaaaacctTTTGCTGCAGACAATGTTTGACTAGTTagcctaacttttttttttttttttgagagggcatctctcatatttattgatcaaatggttgttaacaacaataaaattctgtataggggactcaatgcacaatcattaatcaaccccaagcctaattctcaacagtctccaatcttctgaagcataacgaacaagttcttacatggtgaacaagttcttacatagtgaataagttcttacacagtgaacagcgcaagggcagtcatatcacagaaactttcggtttcgatcatgcatcatgaactataaacaatcaagtcagatatgattattcatttgatttttatacttgatttatatgtgaatcccacatttctcctagtTAGCCTAACTTTTAAGGCCACCCACCAGCCAGCCCAATCCATCTTATTGCTCCTAAAACCTTTTACACTCGGTGTTCCATTTAGAAGAATCATGTATATGGTGTTAAGTCTAAGCTTTTCCATTTTCAgtgcctttgctcatgctgttgTTTCACCCAGAATTCTCTTCCTGTGGTAACTTCTTCTATGTTAATATCCTATACACACTTttaggtgtggataaaatggcCTTTCTTCCACATAGCTTTCCCTGATTCTTCCAGCATTCTCTCTGGAACCCTCTCGTGGCATATTTCCCTTTCTATCTCAATTTGCTAAGATTCATCTGTGTGTCTTAGGCCCTTAGTAGACAGTAAACTTCCTGAGAGCCAAGTCTCCTGGCCCCTCACCTTGCTCGTTGCCTGGCAGATACTGATGCCAGATGCGCACAGTACGGTCATCACTGCAAGATGCCAGGCGCTGGCCACTGGGGTCAAATGCCAAGCTCCACACAGTGGATTCATGGCCCTCAAGGGTGGCACAGCATACCCAGTCATCCTCTTCCTCCCGGTAAAGCTTCACTGTGTCGTCATAGCTGGCAGAGGCCAGCAGCTGGGGAGTGAGGAAAACAACACTTGTTCGTATGACCCAGGAAGTGCCTATGGTTCCAATACCTCTCCCTGCTAGGATAGTACAATCCTAGGGCTCTGTGTTCATAAAGGCACTAATGTCTCTCAGTCATAGACAGAGATTTCTGTACAAACCATGTtaaagctgaagaacagagaaaggCAAGGCACAACCCTCCACACCAGAATCCCTTCTCACCAAGACAGAATGCTTCTTACCTCCTGGCTCGGGTGCCAAACCACATGCTTGACATCCTGTGTATGGGAGTTGAGGACACTGACACATTCATATTCATCTTCTTCATCaactgtgggaggaaaaaaaggagccCAGGAGCTGACCCTGTCAGGACACAGAGGGGGATGTCTGTCCAGTGGTGGCTCCTAACTGCACCTTAGAAGGACCTGGACTCACCTTCCCAGACCCACACACTCTTATCTCGGCTGCAGGTGGCAAGTAGGTTGCCAGATGGGGCCCAGGCCACTGACTTAACCTCATTTTCATGGCCCTCCAGGGTGGTTACACACTGAAAAGGGAAGAGGAACAGGGATCAGCAGCAGCTAAGACCCTGGGATCCTTTTCATGAGTACAACCCTACTAGTCCAGGTTGAACCAGCCCCTGTGGAGTAAACAGGTAACAATCTTGATCCCATCCAGCCTGGTTACCTCAAAGTCATCCTGGTTCTTCTTCCAAATGCAAGTGGTAGCATCAAAGCTGGCAGAGGCCAGGTAATTGCCACAGGGAGACCAGGCCACCTTCCTCACAGTGCGCTGGTGGCCTTCAGAAAGGACAGATTTGCAGACCCAGCTGTCACCTAGAAGCAAAGGACAGGCCAGGCTCTGGAGCTGGGTGCACAAGAGGGTGCAGTAGCACATCAATGCCATTGGATAATGGGGGCTAGCCAAGCTGTCGA
This genomic interval from Manis javanica isolate MJ-LG chromosome 1, MJ_LKY, whole genome shotgun sequence contains the following:
- the CIAO1 gene encoding probable cytosolic iron-sulfur protein assembly protein CIAO1, with translation MKDSLVLLGRVPAHPDSRCWFLAWNPAGTLLASCGGDRRVRIWGAEGDSWVCKSVLSEGHQRTVRKVAWSPCGNYLASASFDATTCIWKKNQDDFECVTTLEGHENEVKSVAWAPSGNLLATCSRDKSVWVWEVDEEDEYECVSVLNSHTQDVKHVVWHPSQELLASASYDDTVKLYREEEDDWVCCATLEGHESTVWSLAFDPSGQRLASCSDDRTVRIWHQYLPGNEQGMACSGSDPSWKCICTLSGFHSRTIYDIAWCQLTGALATACGDDAIRVFEEDPSSDLQQPTFSLTAHLPQAHSQDVNCVAWSPKERGLLASCSDDGEVAFWKYQQPEGL